GCGTCTGCTTCGCCTGGACTTCGGCCGGCCCGAAGGACGTCGAGATCGTGGATTACCATTGAAGGAGGAGAGCATGCGCAAAATTCCGTACCCACGACCCGGTGAAATCCTGATGGAAGAATTCCTCAGGCCGATGGGCATTTCTCAGTACCGTCTCGCCAAGGAAATCGGCGTGCCGCAACGGCGTATCGGCGAGATCGTGGCCGGAACCCGTTCGGTCAGCGCCGACACCGGTCTCCGTCTCTCACGCTTCTTCGGCATGTCCGACGGCTTTTGGATCGGCTTGCAGGTGGATTACGACGCGGCAAGGGCCAAGGATTTCCTCGCCAAAACCCTGGCAGGAATCCAACCGTGGAAACGGGGATCAATTCCCTCAGGGCGGCCAGTCCGGAGTCTTGAATCCACCTGATCATGACCCAGCAACGCCCAATTCATTGGTGACCTCCCTCCCTTTCCTGTAGAATTCAGTTGTGGGACTCAGCCGCATAAGGGGCATGAGGGGGTTTCTGGGGAGGACTCGGGAAGTCTTCCTTCCGAAGGGCTATCCGTTCTTCCAACGCCTGATGATTCTGCTTCCGCTCCTCGGCCTCTATTTCGGCGGCTACTTCGGCCTGGGCCAATTCAATCTCCATCGCCGATACTACTATGACGTCTCGCTGCGGATCGACTCGATGATCCCCTTCATCCCTGAACTCATTTATCCCTACCTGCTCGTCATCGCCCTCGTCGCGATTCTCTATGTCGCCGCACCGGACCTGCCCACGCTGAAAAAAGCGGCCAAGGCCATCCTCGCCCTCGCCCTGATCCACTTCGTCTTCTTCGCTTTGGTGCCGGTGAAAGCCATGCATCGACCGATGGTCGTTGCCGATGGAACATGGACGAAGGAAATTCTCCTCTTCTTCTACTGGCTGGACGCGCCCGTCAATCTCTTTCCCTCAATGCACATCGGGATGTCCTTTCTCGTCGCATGGATCTGCGGCTCCTTCAATCGAACTCTCGGCATCATCTGCCGCATTCTCGCCTCCGCGGTGCTGGTCAGCGTACTCTGCGTCAAACAGCATTACGTGGCGGACGTGATGGCCGGCCTCGTCGTCGGCTACTTCTCCTACTGGTTCGCGTTCGTTTACGAGCGCCAGCCGCAACCCGACTGGGTTCCAATCGTTCTCGAAGCCCTCCGCCGCTACTCCCCGCGCTGGCCCAAGCGATAGCCCATTTGTTCGCGCCTGCCACAGTCGCGGCCGTGTGCTGGATTTCCACACCGCGGAGCCGCCTGTCAGAAGAGTCCACAGATATCTACTCGCCTGCTCACCCTTAGCCTGTAACGTCCTGAAAACACGGAGCGCGCCGAAATTGTGGCGTCCCTGCGCCTTGGCCCCGACTTTGCGAAATACTCAATGTGAATTTCACTAACGATTCACCCGCACCGTCCGACGACGCCATTGGAGGCATTGAGTTGGGGATAGTGGCACGAGGCAACCCTTCTTGGTCTAGGCTGTCGATCCGCGCTCTGATCGGCTCGGCTTTTCTCCTCGCCGTTGCAGGTTGCACGGGGAAGGGCGGCCGCATCGGTTACCGAGACGGACGCCTGCCTTCACAACAGGCTGATGTACGCACCGATGAACTCGTTCTCGAAAATCGACCGTTCGACCCAGAAAAAGTTGCCACCGATCCCGCGACCGGATTTCAAATGGTGTCGGACGAGATCCTTGTCACGTTCAAGCCGGGCACGACGGCGCAGGACGCCGAGGCCGCCGTGCAGTCCATCGGGGGAAAGCTCGTCGGATTCAACTCGACTCTTGATTTATATGAAGTCGAATTACCGGCCGCTCTCACGCCGGGGGAGGCTCGCGAAAAACTGAAGGCCAATCCGGCTGTCGATCAGGCCTTTCCCAACGGCATCGCTAAGGGCGATCAAACGGACTCTCAGTCCACCTGCGGCTGGCCCGATGGTTTTCCAAACGACCCGGTGTTCAAGGACTGCGACGCCAAGAACGATTGGGGCTATGCGAAGATCAGCGCGGGGCCGGCCTGGCAAACCACCGCCACGTTAACGGAGGTGGTGATCGCCATCCTCGATACGGGCGTCGATTCCTCCCACCCCGAATTCGCCGACCGCATGCTCCCCGGGCGTGACTTTGTTTATGGAGGGACCGACACAACCGACCGTCACGGGCACGGCACCCACGTGGCCGGCATAGCCGCGGCACGCGGCAACAACGAAAAAGGTATGGCCGGCGGCTGCTGGGAGTGCAAGATCCTGCCCGTCAAAGTGCTGAGCGATGGCGGTTGGGGCACGTGGATGGGAGTCCTGAACGGAATTGCGTGGGCCGCCCAGCAAGGGGCCGATGTGCTGAACATGAGCCTCGGCGGAGGCCGGTCGGAAGATCTCTACAAAATGATGGAAGATGCAATCGCTTCAGCCCGGAAGTCAGGAGCCCTCTCCGTGGTGGCGGCGGGAAATTCGAATACCGATGCTTCCTTCATGCTGCCCGCCGCGGCGCCTTCCGCGGTCACGGTGGCTGCGACATCTTCAACTGACCAACGCGCGACGTTCTCGAATTTCGGATCGATCGTGGATGTATCGGCGCCCGGCGTCGACATCTGGTCGACCTACCCGAACAACGGCTACAAATACATGAGCGGGACGTCCATGGCCGCGACCATGGTGACCGGCGCCGTGGGCTGCATTTTTTCACGGGGGGCCGCCTCCTCACCCGATGAAGCGGAAAGTCTCCTGAAAGCGGTGGCGGATTCAATCCAGACGGACAAGCCGCTGGGCGCCGGTCGCCTCAACCTTGGAAAGGCGTGCACATCCAACGGCAACAAGCCGCCGATGGTGGCCCTCCAAGCCGATCCTTCGTCTCTGAAGCCCCTGGGCGTCTCCACGATCACGGCGAAGGCCTCCGATTCGGACGGCGATCCTCTCTCATACGCGTGGACCTCCACCGGCGGCACGCTCACCGGTACCGGTACCACCGTCACATGGAACGCACCGGACAAAGTCGGGGCCTACTCGATCACGGTGAAAGTGAGCGACACCCACTACATGGTCCCCGCCTCCTTGACGATCTCGGTGAAAACCGGCGAGGTCTACAGCCTGGTCATCATGCCCGGGATCGTGCCCGACATGAT
The Nitrospirota bacterium DNA segment above includes these coding regions:
- a CDS encoding HigA family addiction module antidote protein gives rise to the protein MRKIPYPRPGEILMEEFLRPMGISQYRLAKEIGVPQRRIGEIVAGTRSVSADTGLRLSRFFGMSDGFWIGLQVDYDAARAKDFLAKTLAGIQPWKRGSIPSGRPVRSLEST
- a CDS encoding phosphatase PAP2 family protein, with the translated sequence MRGFLGRTREVFLPKGYPFFQRLMILLPLLGLYFGGYFGLGQFNLHRRYYYDVSLRIDSMIPFIPELIYPYLLVIALVAILYVAAPDLPTLKKAAKAILALALIHFVFFALVPVKAMHRPMVVADGTWTKEILLFFYWLDAPVNLFPSMHIGMSFLVAWICGSFNRTLGIICRILASAVLVSVLCVKQHYVADVMAGLVVGYFSYWFAFVYERQPQPDWVPIVLEALRRYSPRWPKR